aaaaaaatggctgacatttggcccgtgtgtatgtcggGCTGTCTGGAAAACCAACATCCGACCGTCTCcggatcagcactctcagctagTGGCAAGGAGTGCTGATCTGAGTGTTCTGGAGGGGGgctttccccctgtcagaacacaacagctcagaggGGGAGATTGCTGAACTAACCTTGAATGGTTACTACAGCAGCTCCTACTGGagctgtcagtgtttttttcgttcaacccatgcggttaaacaaaaaaaaatgaatagtgtgtaccaggcttaaggtcTACGGAAGATAGATGTTCTTACAATTCCCACCCTTTTTAACATGCTCATGTCAAACGTGTGTATTTAAATGTAAAATACAGTTTGATAAGAAAAGGCTGTGTTTGACCTGCTTTGCATGCAATCAAAACACCCTAATAAGACCTGCTGTGTCCTAAGAAAGCAAGTCAAACACAGCCTCTTAAATTTCATGTACACCACATAAATGGAGTCAAAGCTGCCTGTCAAAGATTTAAAGTGACAGCATAATATAGCACATATATAGCGCAACATTATTTAGAATTCTGcagaaaataaattattattcccAAACTTCCTTAAAGCTGACTTCACTTCCTTGTTCCTAAGTGTATAGATCAGCGGATTTAACATTGGAGTGATTATAAAATAAAAGACTGTAATCATTTTGTCCATGTCTGCGGAAGATGTTGACCTTGATTTCATATACACAGCCATTGCTGAACCATAAAACATTGTTACCACTATCATGTGTGAGCCACACGTGGAAAAAGCTTTCTTCTGTCCTGCCACAGAAGTTATCTTTAAGATGTTTAGTATAATTCTTATATAAGACAAACATATAAAAGTGACAGGTATAATAAGTATCAGCACCCCTACAATAAAAATCACATACTCAACGATCACAATGTCCTCACACCCCAGTGATAAGACTTCTGGAACTTCACACAGAAAATGATTGATTTCATTCTGTCCACAGAGATTAATATTCAGGGTTAGAATAACATGACACACTGATAAAAGAAAGCCACATATCCAAGTTCCCAAAGCAATTCTAATACAAACCAATCTGTTTATAACTGTAGTGTAATGCAGTGGATAACATATAGCTATGTAACGATCGTAAGCCATGACTGCAAGCAGAATGCACTCACATTCACCCAATGAAAGAGATATGTACATTTGTGCTACACACTCAGCATAAGAAATGGTCTTCTTCTCTGCCAGTAAATCTTTTAACATTCTCGGGACACTTGTTGTAGAGACACAGATGTCCATGAAGGAAAGGTtagtaagaaaaaaatacataggaGTCTGAAGACATCTATCTGTGGTGGttacagtgatgatgaggatatTACCAACCAAAATAATGATGTATATTACAAAGAAAGCAACAAAAAGTATAGTTTGTGTCCCTGGTTCACTGGAAAGCCCGAGGAGAATAAATTCTTTCACCGGTGTTTCATTTTTGGAAGACATTCTGCTGGGTACAATATGAAAGTTTTATTGTGACAAAGACATGCAAACAAGTGCCACAAACTATGGGAGTATGCAGAGCGATTATGGTCATTCGGGAGGAACACAAACCATGCAGTAAATAGTGGTAGTCAACTGCTTGGATTTTTCCTGGTTTAACATATACACGTTGTATCTTTAGCCAAAAAAATGTGTCTGTTTTTATTTCACTGTATGACCCTATTGGAGAAATTCCCCTCCCTACCTGTTCTAATTAGAAAGTTGTCACCACATCAGGGAATGAGAAGAAATCTGCAAAATtggaagagaattttttttttcatattaaggCCTCATTTAAACTGGCATTGACATATCTGCAATTATATGTGTTCATATGCACATAATGATTTGTAATATTTTTCACACTGTGCACTTACCTGTGTTTAGGTGCAATTAGAGAAAATAGAAGTCTGTGCATCCAAGGCCAGATTAGTTACTCTGAATGTGTTTAAACTCATATAAACGCATGAAAATACGTGTAAATGCGCCTAAAGTCAAGTACACTTAAACGCAGAAGAACTTGATCTGAAAAACATAACGTTTGTTTATACAGTACATGCCAAAAAATGTCTTCTGTAATTAAATAATCTAAACTCAGGGGGTTAATGTGAATGTGGCCTTAGGGTTGTCTAAAACCCCTACAGCTTTGTTTTGCTTGTGACCCTTTTCCTTTACTTCCGTTCTTGGAGACAACATTGCCACCAGGGAAAATAAAGAGGGGAAACATTTCCCTATTCCAtccaatacttaaaaaaaaaattagtttagaGTTTAAAGTAAACTTGTCAATATAGGAAACAATAGAGGAGACTAGCATTGTTGACCTTCTTCTAAAAATTGCTGTTGCATGGTTGTTTTTGTGATGGTTTTAGTAGTTATTTAACTGTTGGCCTACAACAAGTATTTATTTTGGAAAAGCCAGAGGAATGTCAGTAATATTTTTTGTGTAATTGAGtggttttaaaaatcaaaattgtGAAAACTtgctttgtagaaaaaaaaacaatcacatgCAAAAttgaaaacagtatttttttcatGTATATGATTGGACGGTCAAAGTCAACAGAGCTTTACTTCATTCATTAAGTTGCAAAGAGAAAAATGCcctgcaaaaagaaaaattgcctttagttattcAACTCATTGAAATCACCATCAGCACAATCTTCAGTTTCCAAGTCAATGAAGGCAATTATTTGTTCATTCCTAACGTTAGTATTCTGACCCTGTTTAAAAGCATGTTTTCATTCCATAACTTTACAGAGAGTGGAAAACCGACATCATTTTACAGCCTAGTTGTTTTCCTAACCAGGCCTTGCATCCAGACTACAGGTATTACCTGAATGTTACTACTTTTGAATAGAAATCCTCTCTAATTTTTCTTCTCATTTGGGAAAATGTTACATTCCTGCTGCTTGGAGATTGGCATGCAActgcagtggggaaaataattatttgatgaagattctgtaagtttgcccacttacaaagaaattaagggtctatcatttttaatagaggtgaattttaaatgacagaatatcagtcaaaaatccagtaaaaaaacacaaaaaacaaatgctataaatttagttgcagttcagtgatccCCAAGCACAGATGTAAGCCAGTCTCCAACCTTAAACCTATAGAACATTTATGGAAAGAGCTGGAACTTCAAGCTGCCAAGAGACAGCCTTCCTTCttaccttaaggatttagagaagatctgtaaagaagaatggaccaaaatccctcctgagatgtgtgcaaacctggtaaccaactacgagaaatgtcttacctctgtgcttgccaaccagGACttttccaccaagtactaagtcatgtttagcttgaggatcaaataattattttacccactgaactgcaacttaattcataacatttgtatcatgtattttggttgatattctgtctcatcacttcagccctggaaagaTTTACTGCCTtcctgactgggccattttttgtgatatggcactgcgtcactttaattgccaattgtgtggtcatgtgaTGACgtagccaaacaaaattgatgtcctttttttacccacaaatagagctttcttttggtggtatttgatcacctctgcggttttttgcgctataaacaaaaaaagagcgaaaattttgaaaaaaacactatgggctagattcagataggtgagcggatctcatttacgttacgccgccgcaagtttttcaggcaagtgctttatacacaaagcacttgcctgtaaagttgtggcggcgtatcgtaaatcccccggcggaattcaaattcggcgggtagggggcgtgtatcatttaaatgaatcgcgccCCCGCGCccaccgaactgcgcatgcaccatcccaaaaaaaatcccagagtgcattgctctaaatattGCTCCATATAACCCAACGTTGAAATAAAATGTCTCAATAACAAATTAATTAGATAATCATTAGATAAACCAATAAATAGTTATACCAACCACTCTTACCAATTATTTAATATTTACTTTatgtaattaataataaaattgtttaactaaataaataaaacaccagctaataaataaaggaaataatTAATCAAATGagctaaaaaaattatgaaacaataataaataaaaaatgtttttttttcaacaagtaataaataaatagatcTAACCTAATAACCTAATCAGCACTTAAAGTTGATTGGCAGATCAACCTACTGGTTAATAAGTACATAACAATAGCAATAATAACAAGCAGATAAACAAAATTACCTAAAGGTTATTTGTATATGCTATACTCATCTTATCATACACCTATCATCATATTTTTGTAATTTATGTAAACTATTGAGCGAAAGAGTGACATTTTGCTGTCCCCGTGATATAGCTGTCATTTTAATGTATTACCTGTTTTGTATATACATACAGACACGCATAGTACTTTTGGgaactttttaatttattaacagtaactaataaatatatatatatatatatatatatatatatatatatatatatatatatatatatatatatatatatatatatatatttatatatactacaAACTTGCAGgaaaccatgcttcactgttgcatGCAGACACCTatccctgtgctgttctccaggcCAGTGAACAAACTGCTTACTGTCACAGTCAAATATTAAAAATCtggactcatcagtccagagcaaaCACTGACGTTTTTCTGTACACAAATTCTTGTGTTTACATGCATAGGTGTGTTGTTTGGCCTTGTTTTTATGTAAGATGTGTGGCTTTTTAGCTGGAAGTCTTCAATGAACACCACTTCTGACCAGACTTGTTTGGATTGTAGAGGGGTGTATCAGTATGTCACTGATTTCTGCCAAGTCTGAGCTGATTGGCCCACTGCacatcttatgccacgtacacacgatcagtcctttcgatgagaacggaccgatggaccattttcattggttacccgataaagctgactgatggtccgtcgcgcctacacaccatcggttaaaaaaacgatcgtgtcagaacgcggtgacgtaaaacacaacgacgtgctgaaaaaaacgaagttcaatgcttccaagcatgcgtcgacttgattctgagcatgcgtggatttttaaccgatggtcgtgcctactaacgatcggttttgtcctatcggttaggaatccattggttaattttaaaacaagttgccttttttttaaccgatggttaactaaccgatggtgccacacacgatcggttttgaccgatgaaaacggtccatcagaccattctcattggtttaacctatcatgtgtacgcggcattacaaatgGGGAAGGGATGtcaatgtaatgtgttttttaacTTTTGGCTGACCACAACTTTTTTGTCCTCAGTGTGGCCTGTTTCTTTGTGCTTTTTCGGAGGAGCTTGGACAGCACATCTGAAATCACCTGTCTTCCTTGAAACTTCTGTCTGTGAGAGAGCTTCTTGATGCACCCTTGTTGTTCTGCTCAGTCTTGCCActgtgaatttttatttttattgagctGTCTTTTAAATGGCTATACTTGACATAGGTTAattactaaggctgcattcacacctgagcgttttgtagcctgaagcgtgacgctcaaatacgctaaaggggaaaaaatacattataccctatggagatggttcacatctgcacgccgatacgcctgacgccgaacgactgaagctcaaacaagttccggacccttttttgttgcgcgtatcgggcggtttgtgcgtatttgagcgtttccatttcccatagaaagtaatggaaacgctcgattcaagcgacttgaaTCGCTTGAATCGTCGCtttatcaatagaacttttcacccaggcagaagattaaaaaaatctaccaacatagcaacaagtgatgaaaagatgataatttttcctagtggctaaaataaaaaactttgaagtacaaaaacgtcggacgacgctgtatgcaaacgcgcaaataggcatgaaaacgcccgaaaaaaacgcccgaaaaaacgaccgacgctcaggtgtgaatgcagccttatacacTGCTGATTCTTTTTAAATTAAGGGTAGCAATACATggttacatttttcttttgttcagccCACAGGATTGTCCCATCCATAGTAACAGCTTGTAAGGAGGAGCAGAGGCTATATTTTATGGAACAAGGTCACTATTTGACTGATATTTTTcaatttataaatacatttttgtcaaGCCGGATAGTGCATCCTGGGCCAATTAGGCTTTAATTTTGTTAAATTCCTGCAAAATTCCAGCCGTCTATGACCAGCTTTAAAGAATCATCTTGTCATTTGCACCTGTTTGGTTTATAATTGTTTAATAATTATGCACCAGATTATTTTCCTGCAAAATCCTTAACTGTATACAAGTGTACTTGGTAGAATTTATGTTTTAAAGTCAAAAGTGCACATGCCAAATAatgatttgtttttttctgttatggAATTTTCTAGATTTTTTTGCTAACTGGTTGAATGTTATTGTTCTGCAGTTTACTGTTCGGTTTCTGCAACATTGCTAACAGTTGTTACAGGTATAAGTATCATCTAATATTGCATCAGCAACTACATGAGCCTTCTTTACTTATGCAATTTATGCATATAAGATTTTTAATGACCAAGCTAAACCATGTTTTCATAGTATTTAATATGCACCCACAATGAATGCAGATAATTGCATACAGGCTCCAGCACATGTATAGTGAATTTACTAATACAGTGCATTcgtaaagtattcagacccccttcccTTGTTTCAATattgttatgttgcagcctgatACTACAGTTGTTTAAATTTATTTTCTCATTAATCTAAACTcagtaccccataatgacaacgtgaaaacagaattttagaaatgtctgtgcatttataaaaaatataaaactgaaGTATCACATATActtaagtattcataccctttactcagtactttgttgaagcacctttgggaGCAATTACAGCATtgggtctttttgggtatgacgtGACAAGCTTTACACACCTGGATTGGGGGATttttccattcttctttgcaaatccTCAGTTAGGTTGGATAGGGACCGTCGGTGGACAGAGATTTTCAGGagtctccagagatgttcaatagggttcaAGTCAGGGTTCTGGCTTAGCCACTCTAGGTAATTTACAGAGTTGTCCCTAAGCCACTCCTGCTttgtcttggctgtgtgcttaggatcgttgtcctgttggaaggtgaaccttcagcccagtctgaggtcctaaGCGCTGTGGAACAGGTTTTCATTGAGGTTATCGCTGTACCTTTCTCCATTCAGATTTCCCTCAACCCTGACCAGTCTCCCAGTCcttgctgctgctgccaccatgcttcactgttgggatgATATTaggcaggtgatgagcggtgcctggtttccctcTAGACATAGGATTTAGAATTGAGGCCAAACAGTTCAAACTTGGTTTTATCAGACAGGAGAAATTTGCTCCTCATAGTCTGAGAGTCTTTCATGTGCTTGTCACTGAGGAGAGGCTTCCATCTAACCAATCTG
The Rana temporaria chromosome 6, aRanTem1.1, whole genome shotgun sequence DNA segment above includes these coding regions:
- the LOC120944417 gene encoding putative olfactory receptor 2B3, with product MSSKNETPVKEFILLGLSSEPGTQTILFVAFFVIYIIILVGNILIITVTTTDRCLQTPMYFFLTNLSFMDICVSTTSVPRMLKDLLAEKKTISYAECVAQMYISLSLGECECILLAVMAYDRYIAICYPLHYTTVINRLVCIRIALGTWICGFLLSVCHVILTLNINLCGQNEINHFLCEVPEVLSLGCEDIVIVEYVIFIVGVLILIIPVTFICLSYIRIILNILKITSVAGQKKAFSTCGSHMIVVTMFYGSAMAVYMKSRSTSSADMDKMITVFYFIITPMLNPLIYTLRNKEVKSALRKFGNNNLFSAEF